GTCGAGGCCGCTCGCGCTCTGCGTTTCCCGGTCGAGCCCGCTCATGCCCGGCTTCCGGAGCGAGCCGCCACGGCGTCGGCCAGCGCGACGAGCCGGCGCGCCTCGTCCGCCTCGCGCCGCAGCACCGTGCGGCCGCGATGGGCGATTCCGGCCTGCCCCCTGGCGTCGGGCGCGTCGAAGGCGGCGACGAGGGCGCGCGCGGCGGCGAGCGCGTCCGGGTCGGGCGCGAAGGCGGCCTCGGCCCGGCGGGCGCCGGCGGGCGCGGTCGCTACCGCCCCGTCGAAGCCGAGGCCGCGGGCGCGGCCGATGTCGAGCCGGTCGGCGGGATCGAGCAGCACGTCGAGGTCGTGGGCGCGGGCAGCGGCGAGCGCGGTCGCGAGCCAGGCGAGGAGCGGCCCGGCCTCCGGCGCGCCCGGCGGCAGCCGTCCCCCGCGGGCGAGCGCGCCGGCATCGACGACGAGGCAGGCGAGCCGCGCATCGACGTCGCGCACCGCGCTCGCCACCGCCTCGGCCGCGAGGATGCCGAGCGGCGTGTCGAGGCCGGCCCAGAGCCGGACCCGCTCCGGAGCGTGGAGCCGGCGCAGGCGGCTGCCGATGCCGGCCAGATCCTCCGGCTCCTCGACCCGCGGCACCAGCACCGCGTCGGGCGCGGCCCCCGCCACCGCGGCGAGGTCGGCCTCGCCCCAGGGGGTGTCGAGGCCGTTGACTCGCACGACCAGCTCGGCGGCGGCGAACCCGCCCTCGGCGAGGAACGCCGCGAGGCGGGTCCGTCCGGCCTCCTTGTCGGCGGGCATGAGCGAATCGGCGAGGTCGAGGATCAGCGCGTCGGCGGGCTCGGCCCGGGCCGCCGCGAGGGCGGTCGCGGTGGCCGGCACCAGGAGGGCGCTGCGGCGGGGGCGGATGTCGGTCATCGGTCGCGTGACTCCCCGAATGGCGGCGCATCTATGCCCCGGGTCGGGCCGTCCGTCACCCCAGCCGCGAGGCGAGGGTGCGGGCGAAGGAATCGATGTGGGCGGTCATCGCCGCCGCCGCACCGTCCGGGTCGCGCCGGCGCAGGGCGTCGAGGATCGCCGCATGCTCCTCGGCCACCTCCGCGAGATGATGGCCGGTGGCGAGCGACAGCGCCCAGAACCGCACCGAGCGCCCGTGCAGCCCGGCGAGCACCTCCGCGAGCACCCGGTTGCCCGAGGCCTCGGCGATGATCGCGTGGAAGCGCCGGTCCGATTCGAGGATCGCGTCGAGGCCGTCGGCCTGCGCCGCCAGCACGGCGTCGAGCTCGGCGAGGGCCGCCTCGCCGATCCGCCCGGCGGCGAGCGCCGCGCAAGCCGGCTCGGTGAGGCGGCGCACCTCGATCAGGTGGGCGAACTCGTCCATCGAGAGCGGCTGCACCAGCACGCCCTTGCGGGGCAGGATGCGGACCAGCCCCTCGTGCATCAGCCGGTGCAGGGCCTGGTTCACCGGCGTGCGGCCCAAGCCCAGCTCGGCGCAGAGCC
This is a stretch of genomic DNA from Methylobacterium sp. 17Sr1-1. It encodes these proteins:
- a CDS encoding aldolase/citrate lyase family protein → MTDIRPRRSALLVPATATALAAARAEPADALILDLADSLMPADKEAGRTRLAAFLAEGGFAAAELVVRVNGLDTPWGEADLAAVAGAAPDAVLVPRVEEPEDLAGIGSRLRRLHAPERVRLWAGLDTPLGILAAEAVASAVRDVDARLACLVVDAGALARGGRLPPGAPEAGPLLAWLATALAAARAHDLDVLLDPADRLDIGRARGLGFDGAVATAPAGARRAEAAFAPDPDALAAARALVAAFDAPDARGQAGIAHRGRTVLRREADEARRLVALADAVAARSGSRA
- a CDS encoding GntR family transcriptional regulator: MSQNERAYRRLKDDIVALRLKPGDALNEAGLCAELGLGRTPVNQALHRLMHEGLVRILPRKGVLVQPLSMDEFAHLIEVRRLTEPACAALAAGRIGEAALAELDAVLAAQADGLDAILESDRRFHAIIAEASGNRVLAEVLAGLHGRSVRFWALSLATGHHLAEVAEEHAAILDALRRRDPDGAAAAMTAHIDSFARTLASRLG